DNA from Candidatus Caldatribacterium sp.:
TGAGAGGGAATTCGCGGCCTACGTAGGAACCAAAGAGGCGGTGGCCACAAGTAGCGGTACGGCAGCTCTCTTTGTCGCCCTGAAGGCCCTTGGTGTGCAACCTGGGGACAGGGTGGTGACAACACCCTTTACTTTCGTGGCTACCGCAAGCGCCATCCTCCACTGTGGAGGTGTTCCCATTTTCTGCGATGTGGACTGGAAGACCGGCAACATCGACCCTGAAAGTCTCAAGGAAGTCCTTGAGAGGGAACCAAAAGTAAAAGGAGTAATCATTGTCCATCTCTACGGGACACCTTGCGATCTTGGAGAAATCCTTGCGTTGGTGCGGTCAAGGAATCTCTTCCTGGTAGAGGACTGTGCCCAGGCGCACGGAGCCGAGTACGAAGGAAGGAAGGTCGGGAGCTTTGGTGATGTAGGGGTTTTCAGCTTCTATCCCACGAAGAACATGACAACCGGAGAGGGAGGCATGGTGGTCACAAACAACCCTGAAATTGCTGAGCGGTGTCGGATACTCATCAACCACGGGAGTCGCAAGCGCTACTACCACGAAGTTCTCGGATACAATTTTCGGATGACCGATATTGCCGCGGCCATCGGAAGGGTACAGCTTCGGAAGCTTGAGGAACACAACGCAAGAAGGAGGCGAAACGCCTCCTTTTACTCAAGGATGCTCCAAGATCTTGAGGGTATAGAGGTTCCTTTTGTACCCCAAAGGACTTCGCCGGTTTTCCACCAGTACACCCTGAAGGTCTTCCGGGGAAGGGATGCCCTCCTTGCTTTTCTTCGAGAACGGGGAGTGGGCTGCGAGGTGTACTATCCTCTTCCTCTCCACAAGCAGGCGTTTCTTGGGTCCTATGGGTACAGTTCTTTTCCGGTTGCTGAGAGGCTATCCCGTGAGGTATTATCAATACCGGTGCATCCTGGGCTCTCTCAGGGGGATCTTGAGGAAGTCGTGGGGCTTATTCGAGAGTTCCTTGAAGGAAGATGACCGCGTGGGTGATGGGGTTTGAAGGTGGTCAGGGTTGGCGTTGTTGGTGTTGGTTACCTTGGTCAGCACCATGCCCGTGTGTACTCGAAGATTCCTGGAGTCGAACTCGTTGGTGTTGTGGACATTAATGAAGAGCGGGCCAGAGAAGTGGCAAAACGGTACGCCACAACACCGTTTTTTGACTACCGGGATCTTTTTGGGAAAGTAGATGCGGTGAGCATTGTGGTTCCCACGGTACTCCACCGGGATATTGCGGCGCACTTCATTGAAGAGGGCATCAATATCCTCATCGAAAAACCAGTTACCACAACCCTTGAAGAGGCAAAAGAACTCATGGAGATGGCAGCAA
Protein-coding regions in this window:
- a CDS encoding DegT/DnrJ/EryC1/StrS aminotransferase family protein, whose product is MRIPLSRPLIGEEEKRAVLEVLDSGHLAQGREVECFEREFAAYVGTKEAVATSSGTAALFVALKALGVQPGDRVVTTPFTFVATASAILHCGGVPIFCDVDWKTGNIDPESLKEVLEREPKVKGVIIVHLYGTPCDLGEILALVRSRNLFLVEDCAQAHGAEYEGRKVGSFGDVGVFSFYPTKNMTTGEGGMVVTNNPEIAERCRILINHGSRKRYYHEVLGYNFRMTDIAAAIGRVQLRKLEEHNARRRRNASFYSRMLQDLEGIEVPFVPQRTSPVFHQYTLKVFRGRDALLAFLRERGVGCEVYYPLPLHKQAFLGSYGYSSFPVAERLSREVLSIPVHPGLSQGDLEEVVGLIREFLEGR